The following are encoded in a window of Pygocentrus nattereri isolate fPygNat1 chromosome 5, fPygNat1.pri, whole genome shotgun sequence genomic DNA:
- the bmpr1aa gene encoding bone morphogenetic protein receptor, type IAa isoform X1, protein MTRFHFFTVVLAGVCILLCPTAEAAGQNPDHVLQGTGAKHSPDSRRPGADTTVEPEDATRFLSCYCSGHCPEDAKNNTCLTNGQCFAIIEEDENGDVFLSSGCMKYEGSHFQCKDSQYAQTRRTIECCQSDFCNRDLKPELPPRNPETFFSPHWLAFLISVTVCCCTLVCVTVICYYRYKWQTERQHYHRDLEQNEDLIPAGESLKDLINQSQTSGSGSGLPLLVQRTIAKQIQTVRLIGKGRYGEVWLGRWRGEKVAVKVFFTREEASWFRETEIYQTVLMRHENILGFIAADINGTGASTQLYLITDYHENGSLYDYLKFTTLDTQALLKLAYSAACGLCHLHTEIYGTQGKPAIAHRDLKSKNILVKKNGTCCIADLGLAVKFNSDTNEVDIPLSTRMGTRRYMAPEVLDETLNKNHFQAYIMADIYSYGLVIWEMARRCITGGIVEDYQLPYYEMVPPDPSYEDMLQVVCIKGLRPTVSNRWNSDECLRAMLKLMSECWAHNPASRLTILRVKKTLAKMVESQDIKI, encoded by the exons CAGCTGGACAGAATCCAGATCATGTGCTGCAGGGAACGGGTGCGAAGCATAGCCCTGACTCCAGAAGGCCAGGGGCCGATACAACTGTGGAGCCCGAGGACGCTACACGCTTCCTTAGCTGCTACTGCTCTGGCCACTGCCCGGAGGATGCCAAGAACAACACGTGCCT GACAAATGGCCAGTGTTTTGCCATTATTGAAGAGGATGAAAATGGTGATGTTTTCTTAAGCTCTGGCTGCATGAAGTATGAAGGCTCACATTTTCAGTGCAAG GATTCACAGTATGCTCAGACAAGACGAACCATCGAATGCTGCCAGTCTGACTTCTGTAATCGAGATCTGAAGCCCGAGTTGCCTCCTCGAAACCCAG agaCATTCTTTAGCCCACACTGGCTGGCATTCCTCATATCGGTCACCGTGTGTTGCTGCACTCTTGTCTGCGTCACTGTGATCTGTTATTACAG GTATAAGtggcagacagagaggcagcACTACCACAGAGATCTGGAGCAGAATGAAGACCTCATTCCAGCTGGAGAATCTCTGAAAGACCTCATCAACCAGTCACAGACCTCAGGCAGTGGTTCTGGGCTCCCCCTGCTG GTGCAGCGCACTATTGCAAAGCAGATCCAGACAGTGCGTCTGATAGGGAAAGGCCGGTATGGTGAGGTGTGGCTGGGTCGCTGGAGAGGGGAGAAAGTGGcagtgaaagtgttcttcactCGCGAAGAGGCCAGCTGGTTCAGAGAGACCGAAATCTACCAGACTGTACTTATGAGACATGAAAACATACTGG GTTTCATAGCCGCAGATATAAACGGTACAGGAGCCTCCACCCAGCTGTACCTGATCACAGACTACCATGAAAATGGCTCTCTGTATGACTACCTGAAGTTTACCACCCTTGACACACAGGCTCTGTTGAAACTGGCCTACTCGGCAGCCTGCGGCCTTTGTCACCTCCACACTGAGATATACGGCACGCAAGGCAAACCAGCCATTGCTCACAGAGACCTGAAGAGCAAGAACATCCTCGTTAAGAAAAACGGCACCTGCTGTATTGCTGATTTGGGACTGGCAGTCAAATTCAACAG TGATACTAATGAAGTGGACATTCCTCTGAGCACTCGAATGGGAACCCGCCGCTACATGGCTCCAGAGGTTCTTGATGAGACCCTGAATAAGAACCACTTCCAGGCCTACATTATGGCTGATATTTACAGCTATGGTCTGGTTATATGGGAGATGGCCAGACGCTGCATCACAGGAG GTATAGTCGAGGACTACCAGCTGCCGTACTACGAGATGGTCCCTCCAGACCCTTCATACGAAGACATGCTGCAGGTAGTGTGTATCAAAGGCCTGCGGCCGACTGTATCTAACAGGTGGAATAGCGATGAG TGCTTGAGGGCCATGCTGAAGCTGATGTCAGAGTGCTGGGCACACAATCCTGCATCCCGTCTCACCATCCTGCGAGTCAAGAAAACATTAGCCAAAATGGTAGAATCACAGGACATTAAAATCTGA
- the bmpr1aa gene encoding bone morphogenetic protein receptor, type IAa isoform X2 — MTRFHFFTVVLAGVCILLCPTAEAGQNPDHVLQGTGAKHSPDSRRPGADTTVEPEDATRFLSCYCSGHCPEDAKNNTCLTNGQCFAIIEEDENGDVFLSSGCMKYEGSHFQCKDSQYAQTRRTIECCQSDFCNRDLKPELPPRNPETFFSPHWLAFLISVTVCCCTLVCVTVICYYRYKWQTERQHYHRDLEQNEDLIPAGESLKDLINQSQTSGSGSGLPLLVQRTIAKQIQTVRLIGKGRYGEVWLGRWRGEKVAVKVFFTREEASWFRETEIYQTVLMRHENILGFIAADINGTGASTQLYLITDYHENGSLYDYLKFTTLDTQALLKLAYSAACGLCHLHTEIYGTQGKPAIAHRDLKSKNILVKKNGTCCIADLGLAVKFNSDTNEVDIPLSTRMGTRRYMAPEVLDETLNKNHFQAYIMADIYSYGLVIWEMARRCITGGIVEDYQLPYYEMVPPDPSYEDMLQVVCIKGLRPTVSNRWNSDECLRAMLKLMSECWAHNPASRLTILRVKKTLAKMVESQDIKI, encoded by the exons CTGGACAGAATCCAGATCATGTGCTGCAGGGAACGGGTGCGAAGCATAGCCCTGACTCCAGAAGGCCAGGGGCCGATACAACTGTGGAGCCCGAGGACGCTACACGCTTCCTTAGCTGCTACTGCTCTGGCCACTGCCCGGAGGATGCCAAGAACAACACGTGCCT GACAAATGGCCAGTGTTTTGCCATTATTGAAGAGGATGAAAATGGTGATGTTTTCTTAAGCTCTGGCTGCATGAAGTATGAAGGCTCACATTTTCAGTGCAAG GATTCACAGTATGCTCAGACAAGACGAACCATCGAATGCTGCCAGTCTGACTTCTGTAATCGAGATCTGAAGCCCGAGTTGCCTCCTCGAAACCCAG agaCATTCTTTAGCCCACACTGGCTGGCATTCCTCATATCGGTCACCGTGTGTTGCTGCACTCTTGTCTGCGTCACTGTGATCTGTTATTACAG GTATAAGtggcagacagagaggcagcACTACCACAGAGATCTGGAGCAGAATGAAGACCTCATTCCAGCTGGAGAATCTCTGAAAGACCTCATCAACCAGTCACAGACCTCAGGCAGTGGTTCTGGGCTCCCCCTGCTG GTGCAGCGCACTATTGCAAAGCAGATCCAGACAGTGCGTCTGATAGGGAAAGGCCGGTATGGTGAGGTGTGGCTGGGTCGCTGGAGAGGGGAGAAAGTGGcagtgaaagtgttcttcactCGCGAAGAGGCCAGCTGGTTCAGAGAGACCGAAATCTACCAGACTGTACTTATGAGACATGAAAACATACTGG GTTTCATAGCCGCAGATATAAACGGTACAGGAGCCTCCACCCAGCTGTACCTGATCACAGACTACCATGAAAATGGCTCTCTGTATGACTACCTGAAGTTTACCACCCTTGACACACAGGCTCTGTTGAAACTGGCCTACTCGGCAGCCTGCGGCCTTTGTCACCTCCACACTGAGATATACGGCACGCAAGGCAAACCAGCCATTGCTCACAGAGACCTGAAGAGCAAGAACATCCTCGTTAAGAAAAACGGCACCTGCTGTATTGCTGATTTGGGACTGGCAGTCAAATTCAACAG TGATACTAATGAAGTGGACATTCCTCTGAGCACTCGAATGGGAACCCGCCGCTACATGGCTCCAGAGGTTCTTGATGAGACCCTGAATAAGAACCACTTCCAGGCCTACATTATGGCTGATATTTACAGCTATGGTCTGGTTATATGGGAGATGGCCAGACGCTGCATCACAGGAG GTATAGTCGAGGACTACCAGCTGCCGTACTACGAGATGGTCCCTCCAGACCCTTCATACGAAGACATGCTGCAGGTAGTGTGTATCAAAGGCCTGCGGCCGACTGTATCTAACAGGTGGAATAGCGATGAG TGCTTGAGGGCCATGCTGAAGCTGATGTCAGAGTGCTGGGCACACAATCCTGCATCCCGTCTCACCATCCTGCGAGTCAAGAAAACATTAGCCAAAATGGTAGAATCACAGGACATTAAAATCTGA